From a region of the Nonlabens sp. Hel1_33_55 genome:
- the tsaB gene encoding tRNA (adenosine(37)-N6)-threonylcarbamoyltransferase complex dimerization subunit type 1 TsaB, which yields MAIILCLETTSTNCSVALAAFEAGFENSLNIKYCLDLKEDQSDSYGHGERLHVFIEEILERNQLTTKDLNAVAISKGPGSYTGLRIGVASAKGLCFALDIPLIAIDTLQSLTLQVPKPTNTIIPMIDARRMEVYTAVFQNQEKTVDTSAKILEEESFDELLSAGNVTVIGSGANKFQELNEDHTNIYIDCLPSALTMCDLAIQAYKKSDVVNDIAYFEPYYLKEFKSN from the coding sequence ATGGCTATCATTCTTTGTCTGGAAACCACTTCTACTAATTGTTCAGTAGCACTTGCTGCTTTTGAAGCTGGTTTTGAAAACTCATTAAACATCAAATATTGTTTGGATCTCAAAGAGGATCAAAGTGACTCTTATGGTCATGGTGAGCGTCTTCATGTATTTATAGAAGAAATATTAGAACGCAATCAACTAACCACAAAAGATCTTAATGCCGTAGCGATTAGTAAAGGTCCAGGTTCTTATACAGGATTACGGATAGGAGTTGCTAGTGCTAAAGGATTGTGTTTTGCATTAGACATACCATTGATTGCTATAGATACTTTGCAGTCTCTTACTTTGCAAGTCCCAAAACCAACAAATACAATTATTCCTATGATCGATGCTCGTAGGATGGAAGTTTATACCGCCGTGTTTCAAAATCAGGAAAAGACAGTAGATACCTCTGCTAAAATTTTGGAAGAAGAAAGCTTTGATGAGCTTCTAAGCGCAGGAAATGTAACTGTTATTGGCTCCGGTGCTAATAAGTTCCAAGAACTCAACGAGGATCATACCAACATATATATAGACTGTTTGCCAAGTGCTTTAACGATGTGCGACCTAGCTATTCAAGCCTATAAAAAAAGCGATGTCGTTAATGACATCGCCTATTTTGAACCTTATTATTTGAAAGAGTTTAAATCTAATTAG
- a CDS encoding NifU family protein: MSTHTIKVVSTSNESIVKFESNQFLVKNHSYEFKNIDEAKPSPLAQQLFYLPFVKTVYIAQNFIAIERYDIVEWSDVQDEVAQQIEQYLNGDKPLLPEEGEVKKVPVTVYAEATPNPSVMKYVANKKLTVTTQEFKTIEDTESGSLSRKLYSFPFIKELFVDENYISVTKHDIVEWPEITNEIRSFIKESIENGSEVGVSKYSAGTSKEKGEEMSLPKFENLSEVSKKIVEILDEYIRPAVASDGGNIAFESYNEESQEVNVILQGACSGCPSSTMTLKNGIETMLKEMIPGKIERVIAVNG; encoded by the coding sequence ATGAGTACACATACCATTAAAGTTGTTTCCACCTCAAATGAATCCATTGTTAAATTTGAAAGCAATCAGTTTCTTGTAAAGAACCACAGCTACGAGTTTAAAAATATCGATGAGGCAAAGCCATCGCCGCTGGCACAGCAGTTATTTTATCTGCCGTTTGTGAAAACCGTATATATAGCTCAGAATTTTATCGCGATTGAACGCTACGATATAGTTGAGTGGAGCGATGTTCAGGATGAAGTGGCGCAACAAATAGAGCAATATCTCAATGGTGACAAACCATTGCTACCTGAAGAAGGTGAAGTCAAAAAGGTTCCGGTAACTGTTTACGCAGAGGCAACGCCAAATCCTTCGGTTATGAAATATGTGGCCAACAAAAAATTAACGGTAACTACTCAAGAGTTCAAAACGATTGAGGATACTGAATCTGGTTCGCTTTCGCGAAAGCTGTACTCCTTTCCTTTTATTAAGGAATTATTTGTCGATGAGAACTACATTTCCGTCACAAAACATGATATCGTGGAATGGCCTGAAATTACCAATGAGATTAGATCATTCATTAAAGAATCCATTGAAAACGGAAGTGAAGTAGGTGTTTCAAAATATAGTGCAGGAACATCTAAAGAAAAAGGTGAGGAAATGAGTTTGCCTAAATTTGAAAACTTAAGCGAGGTTTCCAAAAAGATCGTTGAGATTCTTGATGAATATATCAGACCAGCAGTAGCCAGCGATGGCGGTAATATTGCTTTTGAAAGCTACAATGAGGAATCACAGGAAGTGAATGTGATATTACAAGGTGCCTGTAGCGGTTGCCCTAGTTCTACAATGACTTTAAAAAACGGTATTGAGACCATGCTTAAAGAGATGATTCCCGGTAAGATAGAGCGAGTGATTGCTGTTAATGGGTAG
- a CDS encoding ABC transporter permease, producing MFSKDRWNEILEALNANRFRTFLTAFGVFWGILILVLLLAMTNGLKTGVSKDFGDFATNSMFMWAQSTSMPYKGFEKGRRFDLKIGDVDVLKQKFPQLKYVSPRFRLGGYRGANNVTRNEKTGAFEISGDYPEFINQQPMDIIKGRFISYSDIDNNLKSAVIGVDVVKTLYDVGVDPIGTYISINGVNFKVVGVFQNPNSSGDTEEDANTIYLPFTTFAKSFNSGDNVGFMALTAYDGYSITELKPQILATIKEQRSVHPNDERALGNYDIAEQFAKVNGLFNILSFVGFFVGGLILISGGIGISNIMLIVVKERTNEIGVRRALGATPWDIKAQILQESVVLTLAAGFAGIAFSAGVIWIMNTILDSSGPVENFANPTVNINVIFIALLILVIAGLLAGFIPASRATQMKPVDALRTE from the coding sequence ATGTTTAGCAAAGATCGTTGGAATGAAATATTAGAAGCGCTTAACGCAAATAGGTTTAGAACCTTTTTGACTGCGTTTGGTGTTTTTTGGGGTATCCTTATTTTGGTTTTGCTACTCGCCATGACAAATGGTTTGAAAACTGGAGTAAGTAAAGACTTTGGTGACTTTGCTACTAATTCCATGTTCATGTGGGCACAGAGTACCTCCATGCCTTATAAAGGTTTTGAAAAAGGCCGCCGCTTTGATTTGAAGATAGGTGATGTAGATGTCCTCAAACAGAAATTTCCACAACTTAAATATGTTTCCCCTAGATTTCGATTAGGCGGTTATCGTGGTGCCAACAACGTCACACGCAATGAAAAAACAGGAGCCTTTGAAATAAGCGGTGATTATCCAGAATTCATCAACCAGCAGCCCATGGATATTATCAAGGGCAGGTTTATTAGCTATTCAGATATTGACAATAATTTAAAGTCAGCGGTAATAGGCGTTGACGTTGTAAAAACATTGTACGATGTCGGTGTAGATCCTATTGGCACTTATATTTCCATTAATGGTGTGAACTTCAAAGTGGTTGGAGTATTCCAAAACCCAAATAGTTCTGGGGACACAGAAGAAGATGCCAATACCATTTATTTACCTTTTACCACGTTTGCCAAATCATTCAACTCTGGTGACAACGTAGGATTCATGGCGTTAACCGCTTACGATGGCTATAGCATCACAGAACTCAAACCACAAATTCTCGCAACTATAAAAGAACAGCGCAGCGTCCATCCCAATGATGAACGCGCTTTAGGTAATTATGATATTGCAGAACAATTTGCCAAAGTCAATGGTCTGTTCAACATTCTTTCATTTGTAGGCTTCTTTGTTGGCGGATTGATCTTGATCTCTGGTGGTATTGGAATCAGCAACATTATGTTGATCGTGGTAAAGGAAAGAACGAACGAAATAGGAGTACGAAGAGCCTTAGGTGCAACGCCTTGGGATATCAAAGCACAAATATTACAAGAAAGCGTCGTATTGACTCTAGCCGCTGGATTTGCAGGAATAGCTTTTTCTGCAGGAGTGATATGGATCATGAATACCATACTCGATAGTAGTGGTCCCGTAGAGAATTTTGCAAACCCAACAGTAAATATCAACGTGATTTTCATCGCATTGCTCATTTTAGTAATTGCTGGTTTATTGGCTGGATTTATTCCAGCTTCAAGAGCGACGCAAATGAAGCCTGTGGATGCACTTAGAACAGAATAA
- a CDS encoding dodecin family protein: MAVLKVIEVLANSEKSWEDAAQKAVSHAAKSVKNIKSVYINEQSAHVKDDKITDYRVNVKITFEVN; this comes from the coding sequence ATGGCAGTTTTAAAGGTAATAGAAGTATTAGCAAATAGCGAAAAAAGCTGGGAAGATGCAGCACAAAAAGCGGTATCTCATGCAGCAAAAAGCGTAAAGAATATTAAGTCTGTATACATTAATGAGCAAAGCGCGCATGTGAAGGACGATAAGATAACAGATTACAGAGTTAACGTAAAAATTACCTTTGAAGTAAACTAA
- a CDS encoding TolC family protein has product MKNLFLCIAVFGCFAFAKAQTPQVWTLQECIQYALENNISVKLSELDIDAAEVEKLSAVGNFIPSLNANSSISENTGLSFNPVTNNAQTTTFLSVSGRINVGYTLFDGLRNVKQLQRAKMSQLASRYRLDKMKDDISLFVANNYLEILNNKANLKSLTAQNLVTKEQIDRTQQLVDGGQLPRGDLLEIQATNASEQQQIILAQNAVTISKISLAQLLLIKDYENFDIVDSEFEVIDEEIAEKPVNDIIGAAEATRSEVRIAEQDVELAKKDLQIAKAANYPTISAFFSYDTRYTDATSFSQIVDPDDPVRIEQIGVVQETGQAVISEIPNTTAVITGADPFFDQLYQNDGISYGLQLNIPILNGFSTRSNIERNKINVDRAEFQLEQARLDLESNVYQAYVDVQGSKRAFEAAQTSLESQELAYEYARERYDVGLINAFDFSQSKLRYDNSVISLNQAKYDYIFRLKVLELYFGIDPSELKL; this is encoded by the coding sequence ATGAAGAATTTATTTTTATGCATAGCAGTTTTTGGTTGTTTCGCTTTCGCGAAAGCGCAAACACCTCAAGTATGGACGCTACAGGAATGCATCCAATATGCACTTGAAAACAATATCTCCGTAAAGTTAAGTGAGTTGGATATTGACGCTGCTGAGGTTGAAAAATTAAGCGCAGTAGGAAATTTTATTCCTAGCTTGAATGCCAACTCCAGCATTTCAGAAAATACTGGATTGAGTTTCAACCCGGTAACCAATAATGCTCAGACCACTACATTTCTATCAGTTTCTGGACGTATCAATGTAGGTTATACCCTTTTTGATGGGTTGAGAAATGTCAAGCAGTTGCAGCGTGCAAAAATGTCGCAATTAGCCAGCCGCTACAGACTAGATAAGATGAAGGATGATATTTCTTTATTTGTTGCAAATAATTATCTGGAAATATTGAATAATAAGGCAAACCTAAAAAGCCTTACTGCCCAAAACCTTGTTACCAAAGAACAAATTGATCGTACTCAACAACTAGTAGATGGCGGTCAATTGCCACGTGGTGATTTATTGGAAATACAGGCAACCAACGCATCAGAACAGCAGCAAATTATTCTTGCTCAAAATGCGGTGACTATTAGTAAGATTAGTCTTGCACAATTACTGCTCATTAAGGACTACGAGAATTTTGACATCGTCGATAGTGAATTTGAGGTCATTGATGAGGAAATTGCAGAAAAACCGGTCAATGATATCATTGGTGCAGCAGAAGCTACTCGTAGTGAAGTGCGCATTGCAGAACAGGACGTAGAATTAGCAAAGAAAGATTTGCAGATCGCAAAGGCAGCTAATTATCCTACTATATCTGCATTCTTTAGCTACGACACGAGATATACTGATGCTACATCATTTTCCCAGATTGTCGATCCAGACGATCCAGTGAGAATTGAACAAATAGGTGTTGTTCAGGAAACTGGCCAAGCTGTAATCAGTGAGATTCCTAACACAACGGCAGTGATCACTGGTGCTGATCCATTTTTTGATCAATTATATCAAAATGATGGTATTTCTTATGGTCTACAATTGAACATCCCTATCCTCAACGGTTTCAGCACGAGATCTAATATTGAGCGTAACAAGATCAATGTTGATCGCGCTGAATTTCAATTAGAGCAGGCAAGATTAGATTTAGAAAGCAATGTGTATCAAGCATATGTTGATGTACAAGGATCTAAAAGAGCCTTTGAAGCAGCACAGACCTCTTTAGAATCACAGGAACTTGCTTATGAATACGCAAGGGAACGTTATGATGTTGGACTTATAAATGCTTTTGATTTTAGTCAGAGTAAGTTGCGTTACGACAATTCCGTAATTAGTTTGAATCAAGCTAAATACGATTACATCTTTAGACTGAAGGTTCTGGAACTATATTTTGGTATTGATCCTAGCGAATTAAAATTATAA
- a CDS encoding efflux RND transporter periplasmic adaptor subunit translates to MKRKGTIILLSVIVISVIAGIWYIVVKDLEDPVEYSTEMPEQRTIVKETVATGSIVPKEEVNIKPNISGVIETIHVEAGEYVEAGDLIADIKVVPNVSSLTSAKNSIASQRNAVETAKLAFDNQTAIYNRQKELFDKGVIAANDFDLAQNNYNNARQRYSQEQVALRGASQNYDIIRTGTTAGLGEYANTNVRATVAGMVLDVPVKVGNQVIEANNFNEGTAIALIADVNKMIFEGTVDESEVGKIKEGLPLEITVGAYDNKRFDAILDYIAPKGIAENGAIQFAIKGTLKNTGDTSFVRAGLSANASIILDKVTDVLSIKEALVQYDPETKKPFVEVETGDQEFERREIELGLSNGIFVEVKNGINKTDRVKVWNALKAPIAAANYGG, encoded by the coding sequence ATGAAACGTAAAGGAACCATCATACTACTGTCCGTTATCGTGATCTCAGTTATCGCTGGAATATGGTACATCGTTGTAAAAGACCTGGAAGATCCAGTAGAATACTCTACAGAGATGCCAGAGCAGCGCACGATTGTAAAAGAGACTGTCGCTACAGGAAGTATTGTGCCTAAAGAGGAAGTTAATATAAAACCTAACATTTCAGGAGTTATAGAAACGATACATGTAGAAGCTGGAGAATATGTTGAGGCAGGTGACCTTATCGCAGATATAAAAGTGGTTCCAAATGTTAGTTCGCTAACTAGTGCCAAGAACAGCATCGCTTCTCAACGTAATGCTGTAGAGACTGCAAAGCTGGCTTTTGACAATCAGACTGCGATATATAACAGACAAAAAGAACTTTTTGACAAAGGTGTGATTGCTGCAAATGATTTTGATTTAGCTCAAAACAACTATAACAATGCTAGACAGCGTTATAGCCAGGAGCAAGTAGCTTTAAGAGGTGCCAGTCAGAATTATGATATCATACGTACAGGAACCACGGCAGGTCTTGGAGAATATGCTAATACCAATGTAAGAGCTACAGTTGCAGGAATGGTCCTTGACGTACCAGTGAAAGTTGGAAACCAGGTTATAGAAGCTAACAATTTCAATGAAGGAACAGCCATCGCACTTATTGCAGATGTCAATAAGATGATCTTTGAGGGAACCGTTGACGAATCTGAAGTTGGAAAAATCAAAGAAGGTTTGCCATTGGAGATTACTGTTGGAGCCTATGATAACAAAAGGTTCGATGCTATTCTTGACTATATAGCTCCCAAGGGAATTGCAGAAAATGGCGCTATCCAGTTTGCTATAAAAGGAACCTTGAAAAATACTGGGGACACTTCTTTCGTACGTGCAGGACTTAGTGCAAATGCGAGTATAATACTCGATAAGGTTACAGATGTGCTATCAATCAAGGAAGCATTGGTGCAATACGATCCAGAGACTAAAAAACCATTTGTTGAAGTAGAAACTGGCGATCAGGAGTTTGAGCGTCGTGAAATAGAGTTAGGCTTGAGCAATGGAATATTTGTAGAAGTCAAAAATGGTATCAATAAGACAGATCGAGTTAAGGTGTGGAATGCCCTTAAAGCTCCCATTGCTGCTGCAAATTACGGCGGTTAA
- a CDS encoding RNA methyltransferase — protein sequence MSETRKLLNDELDRLSPDRFRESEKTPLIIVLDNVRSLNNVGSVFRSADAYRVEKIYLCGITAQPPHREIRKTALGATESVAWEYAEETIDVVHKLNQNGYTTCAIEQAERSQNLFHFSPSKNEKVAIVLGNEVKGVQQEVVDVCKEVIELDQFGTKHSLNIAVCAGIVIYDIFNKISPLR from the coding sequence TTGTCTGAAACCAGAAAACTTCTGAACGACGAGCTGGATAGATTGTCACCAGACCGCTTTCGCGAAAGCGAAAAAACACCACTCATCATCGTTCTAGACAATGTCCGTAGTTTGAATAATGTGGGTAGCGTTTTTCGCAGTGCAGATGCCTATCGTGTTGAGAAAATCTACTTATGCGGTATAACAGCGCAACCACCACATCGTGAGATACGCAAAACCGCGCTAGGTGCTACAGAATCTGTCGCATGGGAATATGCGGAAGAAACTATTGATGTGGTCCATAAACTAAATCAGAATGGTTACACGACATGCGCCATCGAGCAAGCAGAGCGCTCCCAAAATCTCTTTCATTTCTCACCTTCAAAAAATGAAAAAGTAGCTATTGTTCTAGGTAATGAGGTCAAAGGCGTACAGCAGGAAGTGGTAGATGTTTGTAAAGAAGTAATTGAGTTGGACCAATTCGGCACCAAGCATAGCTTGAATATTGCCGTTTGTGCAGGGATTGTAATCTATGATATCTTCAATAAGATCAGTCCGTTGCGATAG
- the folK gene encoding 2-amino-4-hydroxy-6-hydroxymethyldihydropteridine diphosphokinase, whose translation MTLHHNHKIFIALGSNLGDRFENLCTAVDYIEQQLGLIIKVAPVYEVPAMGFDGDDFLNSCILVHTAKTPTESLEILQGIEQSMGRQPKTGKDYENRVIDLDILLFDDLILNEDRLIIPHPHMVDRDFVMKPLSVIAADVEHPVLKKSIASLGFSKELEHVVEESGISLSRKVTSEEAIVESEESLNSNLLALNRFPIDKLNFIAIEGNIGSGKTSLAHKISEDFKGKCVLERFADNPFLPLFYEDKERYSFPLEMSFLADRYQQLSDDVAQHDLFANFTVADYYVIKSLIFSKITLQAEEYALYKRLFNMMYKELVKPDLYVYLYQTEKRLLENIKTRGRDYEQNIEASYLAQIQQGYSDFIRSQKDLKIKVIDVTDLDFVNNQADYIKVLEQISAAIATD comes from the coding sequence ATCACGCTACACCATAATCATAAGATTTTCATTGCTTTAGGAAGTAATCTGGGCGACAGGTTTGAGAACCTTTGCACGGCGGTTGACTATATTGAGCAACAACTTGGGCTCATCATAAAGGTCGCGCCAGTCTATGAGGTTCCTGCGATGGGTTTTGACGGTGATGATTTTTTGAATAGTTGTATTCTGGTTCACACGGCTAAAACTCCAACCGAATCCCTAGAGATCCTTCAAGGCATTGAACAATCCATGGGCCGGCAGCCAAAAACTGGAAAAGACTATGAAAATAGGGTGATCGACCTAGATATATTGCTGTTTGATGACTTGATCCTTAATGAGGATCGATTGATAATACCGCATCCGCACATGGTCGATCGCGATTTTGTTATGAAGCCGTTAAGCGTTATTGCCGCTGATGTTGAGCATCCAGTTTTGAAGAAATCCATTGCGTCGCTTGGCTTTTCAAAGGAGCTGGAACATGTGGTTGAGGAAAGTGGAATATCGCTTTCGCGAAAGGTAACTTCAGAAGAGGCCATTGTAGAATCCGAAGAGAGTTTAAATAGCAACCTACTTGCGCTGAACAGATTTCCTATTGATAAACTTAACTTCATAGCGATTGAAGGGAATATAGGTTCTGGTAAAACCAGTCTGGCACATAAAATAAGCGAGGATTTTAAAGGGAAATGTGTTTTGGAACGTTTTGCTGACAATCCGTTTTTGCCGCTGTTCTATGAAGATAAGGAGCGTTACAGCTTCCCGCTAGAGATGTCTTTTCTTGCAGATCGCTACCAGCAACTAAGCGATGATGTGGCGCAACACGATCTATTTGCCAACTTCACAGTAGCCGATTATTACGTGATAAAGTCCTTGATATTTAGCAAGATCACTTTACAAGCGGAAGAGTACGCGCTCTACAAGCGACTTTTCAATATGATGTATAAAGAACTTGTCAAACCAGATCTTTACGTTTACCTATATCAAACTGAAAAGCGACTGCTTGAAAACATCAAAACACGTGGACGCGACTATGAACAAAATATTGAGGCGAGTTATTTGGCTCAAATTCAGCAAGGCTATTCAGACTTTATAAGATCACAGAAAGATCTCAAAATTAAAGTCATCGACGTGACTGATCTGGACTTTGTGAATAATCAGGCAGATTATATTAAGGTGTTAGAGCAGATTAGTGCTGCTATCGCAACGGACTGA
- a CDS encoding type IX secretion system membrane protein PorP/SprF codes for MKHFLFFLSFVCFFNLSAAQEGIPVYQDYLMDNLYLLHPSMAGAANCGKVRATARQQWFDQEDAPNLQTLSFNTAIGQNSGIGAIVFNDKNGYHSQTGAYLSYAYHLQVGGGYEDLNRLSFGANVGLVQSRLDETNFDRTNFDPIITGVLVSDSYFNIDFGMSYLYKDFFIHATLKNPIFQNREIYSEGFESTNQLRYVVNAGYLIAPRKSDWQFEPSVLYQRTDRTKEQFVDLNAKAFYDLNEGTTLYMGLSYRQSFEGAEFQDGTDIQQQNLSLLSPFIGAKFDSFTVGYTYSQQFGDVQFASGGFHQITLGIDFLCTKDRWSCNCPAVNL; via the coding sequence ATGAAGCATTTTTTATTTTTCCTTTCTTTCGTCTGTTTTTTCAACTTGAGCGCCGCTCAGGAAGGTATTCCCGTATATCAGGATTACTTGATGGATAATTTATATCTATTACATCCATCCATGGCAGGTGCCGCAAATTGCGGTAAGGTAAGAGCTACAGCAAGACAACAGTGGTTTGATCAGGAAGATGCTCCCAACTTACAGACGCTTAGTTTCAATACTGCCATAGGTCAGAATAGTGGTATAGGTGCAATTGTATTTAACGACAAGAATGGTTACCACTCACAGACTGGCGCTTACTTATCGTATGCGTACCACTTGCAAGTAGGTGGTGGCTATGAAGATTTGAACAGACTTTCCTTTGGAGCAAATGTCGGTCTGGTGCAGAGTAGACTTGATGAAACTAATTTTGATCGAACAAATTTTGACCCGATCATCACAGGTGTTTTAGTCAGTGACTCTTACTTCAATATTGATTTTGGAATGTCTTACTTATACAAAGACTTCTTTATCCATGCTACATTGAAGAACCCTATTTTCCAAAACCGCGAGATCTACTCTGAAGGTTTTGAAAGTACAAATCAGCTGCGCTACGTTGTGAACGCTGGTTACCTAATCGCGCCGCGCAAGTCTGACTGGCAGTTTGAGCCATCTGTATTGTACCAGCGTACAGACCGTACTAAGGAGCAATTCGTAGACCTTAATGCAAAAGCATTTTATGACCTGAATGAAGGAACCACGCTTTACATGGGTCTTTCTTACCGTCAAAGTTTTGAAGGTGCAGAATTTCAGGATGGAACTGATATCCAGCAACAAAACCTTTCTTTGTTGTCACCATTTATTGGAGCCAAGTTTGACAGTTTCACCGTTGGATATACCTACAGCCAGCAATTCGGTGATGTGCAATTTGCCAGTGGTGGTTTCCACCAGATCACTCTTGGGATCGATTTCTTATGTACTAAGGATCGCTGGAGTTGTAACTGTCCTGCTGTCAATCTATAA
- a CDS encoding efflux RND transporter periplasmic adaptor subunit: MNRKLLIALIIVGVLVVGFVALNLLGVIGSSDEGTKVETMIVEQMDVTETVSATGKIKPEIEVSISPEVPGEIIELNVKEGEAVEKGQLLVMINPDLLESSVNRSRAGLSNSRSNYAQAQASLTEAKANFDRSSQLFKKGVISQSEYDTALANFDHAKASERSAYFNVQSAAATVNEAADNLGRTSIYAPMTGTVSLLAVELGERVVGTQQMAGTELLRVADLSQMEVEVDVNENDIVKINVGDKAIVEVDAYLKKEFEGQVTEIANTATGTLTADQVTNFKVKVRIVADSYKDLLEGKPENYSPFKPGMTATVDIITKERKDAIAVPISAIVVKTDTTSSFKKTEVSANAEKFECVFVEKNGKAQLKVVKTGIQDDKNIVITSGLKSGETVITGPYRTVTDVLKSGKTVNSKTTTDTVKPTETE; the protein is encoded by the coding sequence ATGAATAGAAAATTACTCATAGCACTTATTATTGTTGGAGTACTGGTCGTTGGATTTGTCGCCTTGAACCTTTTGGGCGTGATTGGGTCTTCTGATGAAGGCACTAAGGTAGAGACAATGATTGTCGAGCAAATGGACGTCACAGAGACTGTGAGCGCTACCGGTAAGATCAAACCAGAGATAGAAGTAAGTATCTCTCCTGAAGTTCCAGGAGAAATCATCGAACTTAATGTCAAGGAAGGTGAAGCCGTAGAGAAAGGTCAATTGCTTGTTATGATTAATCCAGATCTTTTAGAATCCAGCGTGAATAGATCGCGAGCAGGTTTATCTAATTCTAGATCGAATTATGCACAGGCTCAAGCCAGCCTCACCGAAGCAAAAGCCAATTTTGATCGTAGTTCACAATTATTCAAGAAAGGCGTGATATCGCAATCCGAATATGACACAGCTTTAGCAAACTTTGATCACGCCAAAGCATCAGAAAGATCTGCTTATTTTAATGTGCAAAGTGCAGCAGCTACAGTAAATGAAGCAGCCGATAATTTAGGTCGTACAAGTATTTATGCACCTATGACTGGTACAGTTTCACTTCTTGCGGTAGAGTTAGGAGAGCGTGTGGTCGGGACTCAGCAAATGGCAGGTACAGAGTTGCTACGAGTAGCAGATCTATCTCAAATGGAAGTTGAGGTAGACGTTAATGAGAACGATATTGTTAAAATAAATGTGGGCGATAAGGCTATTGTAGAAGTTGATGCTTATTTGAAAAAAGAATTTGAAGGTCAAGTAACTGAAATTGCAAACACAGCGACAGGAACTTTAACTGCAGATCAAGTGACGAATTTCAAAGTAAAGGTTAGAATTGTCGCAGATTCTTATAAAGATTTACTTGAAGGTAAACCAGAAAACTACAGCCCTTTCAAACCAGGAATGACCGCCACAGTAGATATTATTACCAAAGAAAGAAAGGATGCTATCGCTGTTCCAATTAGTGCCATTGTAGTAAAAACCGATACCACCAGTTCTTTCAAAAAGACTGAGGTTTCTGCTAATGCAGAAAAATTTGAATGTGTGTTCGTAGAAAAAAACGGAAAAGCACAATTAAAAGTTGTAAAAACGGGAATTCAGGATGACAAGAATATCGTGATTACTTCAGGATTAAAATCTGGAGAAACAGTTATCACGGGTCCATATCGCACCGTAACTGATGTGCTCAAAAGCGGCAAAACGGTTAACAGTAAAACTACAACTGATACCGTAAAACCTACAGAGACTGAATAA